In Actinomycetota bacterium, the DNA window GGAAACGGCTCGTTGAGTGGGGCGACGCTAGCTGCCCTCTCCAAGCAAGTGATAAGCGAAGCAGAGAAGGTGGCCGAACGGATGACCTATTTGGAACTGAGCGCCGACCCAAAATTTATGGACGCCTATATATCGGCTCTCTTTCTCCCCCACACCGATGTCGAGCTCTTCCCATCGGTGATGGAGAGATTTAAGGCGGCCGGGACATAATATGGCAAAGACGATAGCTGTGGCCGGCAAGGGTGGAGTGGGCAAGACCACTATCAGCGGCTTGATAATTAAATATCTGTTAGAAAAGGGTCTCGGGCCGGTTCTGGCCGTAGATGCCGATGCCAACTCCAACTTAGGCGAAGTCTTGGGGGTCGAGGCCAAAACCTCGATCGGCGGCCTTCGTGAAGATGTGGCTAAAAACGTCGAGCTCATTCCGGTTGGAATGCCCAAGGATGCTTTCCTGGAACTCAAGATCGCCGAGGTCTTGGTCGAGGCGACCGGGTTCGATCTTCTGGTTATGGGCCGCCCGGAGGGGCCGGGCTGCTACTGCTATGTCAACAATATTTTACGAAAGTACATGGAGATCCTGGCCAAGAGTTACAGATTTGTGGTCATGGATAATGAGGCCGGAATGGAGCACCTGAGCAGGCGGACCACCTATGAGGTGGATAAACTCCTTCTCATCTCCGACGCCGCTCCCCGGGGCATTCGGGCGGCGGCCAACATAAAGGAGCTGGCGGCCGATCTCAATCTTAAGGTCAATGAGATCCATCTGATAGTCAACAGGGCCGCCGCCCCAGAGCTCGATCCCCTGCTCCTAGAGGAGATAGAAGGGGGCGACTTGGAACTTTTGGGCGTGATCCCGACCGACATGAAGCTTGCTGAGCTGGACCTCAAGAAGAGACCGATATTTGAGCTTGGCAATGATTCGCCGGCTTACGCGGCCTTAACGGATCTTTTGAACGGTTTCAATCTATGATGAATTTGAAAGGGGTTTGACGGATGGCGGCAAAGATAATCGATGGGAAGGCGATAGCGGCTGAGATCAGGGCCGAGATGAAGGAGGAAGCGGCAAGGCTCAAAGGGGAGGGCGTAGTCCCCGGCCTTGCGGTGGTCATAGTCGGTGAAGATCCGGCCTCCAAAGTCTACGTTGGCCAGAAGGAGAAGGGTTGCGAGGAGATAGGCATATATTCCGAAAAGCACGCCCTGCCGGCGGACGCCAGCGAAAAAGAGCTCTTGGCTTTGGTCGACAAGTTGAATCGAGACGATAAGATAAACGGGATACTGGTCCAACTCCCCTTGCCGGGGAGCATCGATGAGAAGAGGGTCCTCTATGCCATCGATGTGGCCAAGGATGTCGACGGTTTCCATCCCGAAAACATCGGCAAGCTCGTCATCGGCGAGGAGACCTTTCTGCCCTGCACGCCCCACGGGATAATGGTCCTGATCGAAAGGTCAGGCATTGACATCAAGGGCAAGCGGGCGGTCGTCATCGGTAGAAGTAACATAGTTGGAAAACCGATCTCACTCATGCTTTTGGCCAAGGACGCCACCGTCACCATTTGCCACTCCAAGACGAGCGATCTGGCTGTCCATACCAGAGAGGCCGACATTCTCGTCGTTGCCATCGGCAGGCCCGAAGCGGTCGGCGGCGATATGATAAAAGAAGGGGCCGTCGTCATCGATGTCGGAGTCAACCGTTTGGACAGCGGCAAATTGGTCGGCGACGTCGAGTTCGATAGCGCCGCCAAGGTGGCTGGGAATATCACTCCGGTGCCGGGCGGGGTCGGGCCGATGACCATCACCATGCTGCTCAAGAATACGATAGAGGCGGCCAAAATGGCCGCCAAAAATAGATAACGGGTTAAAACCGAATTTGAAGGGAGATTTTTGAAAAGATGCCATTTCAAGCACCGGTAGATACGTATCAAGGCAAGGTTAAAGAGGTTGAACTCGGCAAAGAGGGAAACAAGCGAAAGGTTGGCGGGGAGGCGACGCTTCCCTTCCATCTCTTCGAAGGCGAGATGGGCAATCGCCCTCTCATCGCCATGGAGGTCTGGGACATAGCTCCTTCAAGCTGGCCGAAAGAGGTAGCTGCCCCGTTTGCGGACGTCTCCTCAGATCCGGCCCAATGGGCCAAGAAGTGCGAGACCGAGTTTGGGGCGGATATGATCTTTCTTCGCCTGATGTCGACCGACCCCAACGGGGACGACGGTGACGCTGCAAAAGCGGCCGAGGCGGCGGCGGCCGTCTGCGAGGTGGTTAACGTGCCGGTCTGCGTCTACGGCAGCGGCAATGTCGAAAAGGATGGAGAGGTCCTAAAGAAGGTGGCCGAGGCGACCGAGGGTAGCGCCCTCATCATCGGTCCCTCTCAGGAGGATAACTACCGGCCCATAACGGCCGCGGCTATAGGTTACAAGCACAGCGTCTCCGGTCTTTCGCCGATCGATGTCAACATGGCCAAACAGCTCAACATCCTGATGACCCAGCTCGGCCTCTCAAATGATCATCTGGTGATGGACCCGAGCGGAGCGGCTCTGGGCTACGGTCTTGAGTACGCCTACTCGATAATGGAGCGTCTAAGGCTGGCTGCCCTTCAACAGAATGATGAGATGACCCAGATGCCGATGCTCTGCGATCTGGGTCGCGAGGTCTGGAAGGCGAAGGAGGCCAAGTCCGAGGATGAACCCGCTTGGGGCGATGCCAAAAGGCGAGGGATACTCTGGGAGGCTATGACGGCTGCCAGCATGCTGATAGCCGGAGGCGACATCCTGGTCATGAGGCATCCCGAGGCCGTCAAGATGGTCAAGGAGTTTATCAAGGAACTTTTGGATTAGTCTGGAGGATATTGATGGGCGAGTGCGGTTGCAAGCAAACTCAAGACCAAAGTGAAGTATTTGATATCGATTCCGTAAGGATTCTGCTCGAGGGCTATCGGGGCAAAGAGGAAGAGCTCGTCCATGCCCTGCAGGATGTCCAGCATACCCTGGGCTATCTTCCCAAAGAGGCGATGGAGATGATTGCCGATGTCTTCAACCTATCATTCTCCCACGTCTATGGGGTTGCTTCCTTCTACGCCCACTTCTATTTTGTTCCCAGGGGCAAGAATATCATCAAGGTCTGTACCGGTACCGCCTGTCACGTGCGCGGGGCCAAAACCATACTGGATGGTCTGGCTGGAGAACTCGGCATTGAGCCCGGCCAGACCTCAAGCGACATGGAGTTTACTTTGGAGACGGTGAGCTGTGTTGGATGCTGCGCGCTCGCTCCGGTTGTCGTGGTGGGCGAAGAGGTCTCCAAGGAGAGGACGCCAAAGAGACTCATCTCATCGATAAGAGAGGCTGAAGATGGCAAGGAATAGGCTTAAAAATCCAAATGATCTCGGGCTCCTTAGGGAAGATATATTGAACAAAAAAGCCTTGGACGGCCACTCCGTCAAGGTATGTTGCGGCACGGGCTGCAGGGCCTCGGGGGCCGAGAAAGTGGTCAGCTCCCTGATGAGCGAGGCGGCCAGGGCCGGCTTGGATCTTGAGGTCAGACCGACCGGCTGTCAGGGTCTCTGCGAGAAGGGGCCGATAGTCATCGCCGAAGCCGATCAGACCTTCTACAACAAGGTCGACGCCTTCGATGCGCCCAAGATAGTAGACCTCACCCTAAAGAGGGGCGAAAAGATAGATCGTCTTCTGGTCCAAGATCCTATCACCGGCCAGAGGGCAAATACGGAAGAGGAGATTTCCTTCTATGCCAAGCAGGAGCGGGTAGTCCTAAAGAACTGCGGCCACATCAATCCCGAGAGCATAGAGGAGTATATAGTGGCTGGCGGCTATCAGGCCTTGGCCAAGGCGCTAAGCCAAATGACGCCAGATGAGGTCCTGAGCGAAGTCAAGGCGGCCAGGCTCAGGGGTCGCGGCGGAGCCGGCTTCGATGCCGGGGTCAAGTGGGAGGGCGCAAAGAGGGTTAAAAGTCAAATCAAGTACATAATCTGCAACGGCGACGAGGGAGATCCGGGCGCCTTCATGGATAGGAGCCTTCTGGAGGGAGATCCCCACGCCGTCATCGAGGGCATGATAATTGGAGCCTACGCCGTCGGAGACTGTCATAACGGTTATATCTACGCCCGCGGCGAGTATCCGCTAGCGGTCAAGAATTTAAATATCGCTATCGGCCAGGCTAGAGAGCTGGGCTTGCTTGGCAAGGATATCTTGGGGAGCGGTCTCGATTTCGATATCGAGGTCAAGAAGGGGGCCGGCGCCTTCATCTGCGGCGAATCGACGGCTCTGATGTTCTCCATCGAGGGCAAGCGGGGCATGCCAAGGCCGACCCCACCCCGTTCGGTGGAAAAAGGCCTCTATGGTAAGCCGACCGTCCTAAATAACGTCGAGACCTTAGCCAACATTGGGCCCATCATTTTGAAGGGAGCCGATTGGTTCAAATCGATCGGCACGGAGGGCTCGCCGGGGACCAAAATATTTGCCTTGACCGGACGAGTCAAGAATACGGGGCTCATCGAGGTTCCAATGGGGATCACCATCCGCGAGATAATATACGATATCGGCGGCGGCATCATCGATGACAAGGAGTTCAAGGCGGCTCAGATGGGTGGGCCAAGCGGCGGCTGCATCCCCAAAGAGCATCTGGATCTACACATCGACTTCGACTCCTTGGGGCGAGTCGGAGCAATGATGGGCTCAGGTGGCCTGGTTATCATGGACGAGTCCGATTGCATGATAGAGATCGCCCGCTACTTCCTCTCCTTCACCCAGGTGGAATCGTGCGGTAAATGTCCGCCTTGCCGCATTGGGACCTTCGAGATGCTCGAGATATTGACATCCATAGTCGAGGGCAAAGGAAGAGAGGGCGACATCGAGCGCTTAGAAGAGATCGGAGTGCGCATTCAACAGACGGCCCTATGTGGCCTGGGCAAGAGCGCGCCCAATCCG includes these proteins:
- a CDS encoding AAA family ATPase: MAKTIAVAGKGGVGKTTISGLIIKYLLEKGLGPVLAVDADANSNLGEVLGVEAKTSIGGLREDVAKNVELIPVGMPKDAFLELKIAEVLVEATGFDLLVMGRPEGPGCYCYVNNILRKYMEILAKSYRFVVMDNEAGMEHLSRRTTYEVDKLLLISDAAPRGIRAAANIKELAADLNLKVNEIHLIVNRAAAPELDPLLLEEIEGGDLELLGVIPTDMKLAELDLKKRPIFELGNDSPAYAALTDLLNGFNL
- the folD gene encoding bifunctional methylenetetrahydrofolate dehydrogenase/methenyltetrahydrofolate cyclohydrolase FolD; the encoded protein is MAAKIIDGKAIAAEIRAEMKEEAARLKGEGVVPGLAVVIVGEDPASKVYVGQKEKGCEEIGIYSEKHALPADASEKELLALVDKLNRDDKINGILVQLPLPGSIDEKRVLYAIDVAKDVDGFHPENIGKLVIGEETFLPCTPHGIMVLIERSGIDIKGKRAVVIGRSNIVGKPISLMLLAKDATVTICHSKTSDLAVHTREADILVVAIGRPEAVGGDMIKEGAVVIDVGVNRLDSGKLVGDVEFDSAAKVAGNITPVPGGVGPMTITMLLKNTIEAAKMAAKNR
- the cdhD gene encoding CO dehydrogenase/acetyl-CoA synthase subunit delta, with translation MPFQAPVDTYQGKVKEVELGKEGNKRKVGGEATLPFHLFEGEMGNRPLIAMEVWDIAPSSWPKEVAAPFADVSSDPAQWAKKCETEFGADMIFLRLMSTDPNGDDGDAAKAAEAAAAVCEVVNVPVCVYGSGNVEKDGEVLKKVAEATEGSALIIGPSQEDNYRPITAAAIGYKHSVSGLSPIDVNMAKQLNILMTQLGLSNDHLVMDPSGAALGYGLEYAYSIMERLRLAALQQNDEMTQMPMLCDLGREVWKAKEAKSEDEPAWGDAKRRGILWEAMTAASMLIAGGDILVMRHPEAVKMVKEFIKELLD
- the nuoE gene encoding NADH-quinone oxidoreductase subunit NuoE, with the protein product MGECGCKQTQDQSEVFDIDSVRILLEGYRGKEEELVHALQDVQHTLGYLPKEAMEMIADVFNLSFSHVYGVASFYAHFYFVPRGKNIIKVCTGTACHVRGAKTILDGLAGELGIEPGQTSSDMEFTLETVSCVGCCALAPVVVVGEEVSKERTPKRLISSIREAEDGKE
- a CDS encoding NADH-quinone oxidoreductase subunit NuoF, translating into MARNRLKNPNDLGLLREDILNKKALDGHSVKVCCGTGCRASGAEKVVSSLMSEAARAGLDLEVRPTGCQGLCEKGPIVIAEADQTFYNKVDAFDAPKIVDLTLKRGEKIDRLLVQDPITGQRANTEEEISFYAKQERVVLKNCGHINPESIEEYIVAGGYQALAKALSQMTPDEVLSEVKAARLRGRGGAGFDAGVKWEGAKRVKSQIKYIICNGDEGDPGAFMDRSLLEGDPHAVIEGMIIGAYAVGDCHNGYIYARGEYPLAVKNLNIAIGQARELGLLGKDILGSGLDFDIEVKKGAGAFICGESTALMFSIEGKRGMPRPTPPRSVEKGLYGKPTVLNNVETLANIGPIILKGADWFKSIGTEGSPGTKIFALTGRVKNTGLIEVPMGITIREIIYDIGGGIIDDKEFKAAQMGGPSGGCIPKEHLDLHIDFDSLGRVGAMMGSGGLVIMDESDCMIEIARYFLSFTQVESCGKCPPCRIGTFEMLEILTSIVEGKGREGDIERLEEIGVRIQQTALCGLGKSAPNPVLSTIRYFRDEYEAHISKDFCPAGACASLGHYRVIEEECLMCNLCVEACAFDAIIEKRGSLYIDEVYCEKCGACIGVCPTSCIVREFVERPALSGSGKGGGAK